The window GCCGGGGGATCCGGCGCACTCGGACGAACGGTCACACCGATCTTTGCGCGAGCGGGCGCCCGAGTCATCACCGCAGACCGCGATCCGCCGCCGGACGAGATCGCCGCCGGGAACGCAATGAAGACGGATGTCACTGATGAGGCGGCTGTGCGCCGCCTTGTGGATGACGTGATTCGAACCGCAGGCCGTCTTGATGTGTTGGTGAACCTCGTCGGCGGTTTTGCCATGGGGCCTGTCGTGGAAACCGATCTGTCGCTCTGGCAGCGGATGTTGACCATGAACGTGACCTCGGCGTTCCTGCTGTCGAAAGCCGTTCTGCCCCATATGATGGAACGCGGAACCGGTCGCATTCTGCACGTGGCGGCGTGGGCGGCAATCGAGCCGTTCCCCGGTGCCGCCGCCTATCTCGTCTCGAAATCGAGCTTGCTCGCGCTCATTCGCGTATTGGCGCTCGAACTGAAAGACTCGGGAGTGACGGTCAACGGGGTGCTGCCGACCACCATCGATACGCCCGCCAATCGCGCGAGTATGCCGAAGACCGATCCCTCCTCCTGGGCCAGACCGGAATCCATCGCCGAAACGCTGCTGTTTCTCGCCTCGGACAAAGCCGGTCAGATCACCGGGGCCATGATTCCCGTCGGCACCGGTGGCGGAACATCCGTCGGTAGGCGGTCATCATGAGACCGGATCATGAATCTCTCTTGGTGCGCATGATGATGAATGAGACTCCAGGCAACATATTCGCAGTCAGCATAATGCTGTTCATCGGTGCGCTCGCATTGTCCGGATGTAAAGGAGAGGCCGGTCCTCCGCCGGCGCCGCCGATG is drawn from Nitrospira sp. and contains these coding sequences:
- a CDS encoding SDR family oxidoreductase translates to MSLKGTVVLIAGGSGALGRTVTPIFARAGARVITADRDPPPDEIAAGNAMKTDVTDEAAVRRLVDDVIRTAGRLDVLVNLVGGFAMGPVVETDLSLWQRMLTMNVTSAFLLSKAVLPHMMERGTGRILHVAAWAAIEPFPGAAAYLVSKSSLLALIRVLALELKDSGVTVNGVLPTTIDTPANRASMPKTDPSSWARPESIAETLLFLASDKAGQITGAMIPVGTGGGTSVGRRSS